GTGCTGCCGATGTGCGCCCTTGCGCGGGTGAATGATGAGTTCCCTTCTGTCGCCGGGGGTTTGGTCGGGCTCATTGTCACCGTCTGGCTGGCACGCAACAAAGTGGGACTCGACCGCGAAGGTGCGGCAGAAGCGGAAGAGACCGGCGCGGCTCCGTCTGCACCTGCGGTGGTGAAGGCCCTCTTCCCACTATGGGCCACGGTGCTGGTGCTGCTGGCGACGCGGATTCCACAGATCGGCCTGCGGGGTCTGCTCACTGCAGCAGATCCGTCTTGGACCCTTCCGCTCGGCAGCCTGGGCAACTTTTCCATCAGCCCATCTTTGGTTCTGAATCTGCGCGGTATCTTCGGCACGGATCTGGGCTGGACGCACCAGCTTCTTTACGTGCCCTCTTTGATCCCGTTCATCCTGATCTCGGTCGTGACCTGGTGGCTGCTCGCTGCCCCTTCAGGCACCGCACAGAAGGTATGGAGGGAGTCCGCCGCACAGATGCGCAATCCGGTGCGGGCACTGCTGGGTGCGTTGGTCCTGGTGCAACTGCTGATGGTGGGCGGGGAAAAATCTGCCGTGATGCTCATCGGCCATTCACTGGCCGCAGCCACCGGCGGCGGGTGGCAATATCTGGCTGCGTTTCTCGGCGCGCTCGGCTCATTCTTTGCCGGTTCCTGCACCATTTCCAATCTCACCTTCGGACCGATCCAGGACTCCATCGCCACACAGATGGGCCTGGAGCGCACGACCATCCTGGCCCTGCAATCTGTCGGCGGCGCGATGGGGAACATGGTCGCCATCCATAACATCGTCGCTGTCTGCTCCGTGCTCGGCCTGGGCAAGGTGGAGGGCGAGATCCTCAAGAAGACCGTGGTGGCGATGCTGATCTACGGGGCCATCGCCGCCGCGATGGCCGCGATTTTATAAGCCGCAAGATCGCACGCATTCGATGACTCGCTGTTTGACTTTGGTCGTGGTTGCAGCTTGTTTCATTGTTCGCAGCCTGTGCTGCGGACAGGTGTCCCCTCCGCAACGTTCCTGTCCCCATGGCAAAAAACAGCCAGCACCAACAGGGCAACTCCGCTGGCAAACGCAGCGGGGCCGGGCAGGCTGTCGTCGAATTATGCGCCGTCTCCGCCTGCGGGCTGGTATTCTGGTCACGTCAGCGCTTTGACATCGGCTCCGAGCTGCAGATTCGTGTGCAACGCGATGCCATACCGGCATTGAGTCCAGAACCATCGGGAACAGACAAATGGATCACAATCACCGGCTTCGTGGTGGAATGCCCGGCCATCAGGCGGCCCAATGGTGAGCATGGATTCCAGGTTTCACTGCTATTGGAAAGTGCGTTTGCCATGGCTATGCCAGAGAGAATGAAACCCCAGCTTTCCTGCCCTAAAATGAAACCCGGATTTCCGGGACTGCAGCGTGCGGGCCTGAACTGAAGGATCCATGCCATCTGCCGGACAGGTAGCGCATGACTCATCACTCCCTGCCGGGCAGAGGGCACAAATGAACCAGTATCCGCCTAACGTAATGGCACGCAAACTGCAAAACAAAATGGCATGGCTCCCCCCGGCCCCCATTCACTATTACGAATATCCGTCGTCTTTCATGCGCTGCTGCTACTCCCCGCCTGGGCGGAGCCCATCCTCTGGTCCGGCAGTACCAGCACTGATTTCACCCTTGGCAGCAACTGGGTTGGCGCTAACCCTCCCGCCAACAACCTGACTGCGGATATCGCAACCTTTTCCGGCCCCCTTGTGGGCTCTCAGCCTGCTCTGGGCAGCGCCTATTCAGTGAACGGTGTTGACATGACGGGTGGTTATACCCTCTCTGGCAGCGGCCCGCTGACCCTTGGCAGCGGAGGTTTCATGGCCACCGGCACCAACACGCTCTCGCTCCAGTCCATCCTGCTGGGAACGAATGCGACCCTGAACCTGGCCAGCACCACCACGGTATCTGGAACCACCATTGATACCAATGGTTTTACCCTCACACTACGCACGCAGGAAACCTCGGGGCTGGATCTTGGAAATGCCGTCATTTCCGGCTCAGGCAACGTGATCTTCAGAGCAGGTAGCGGGTCCCGTATCATCACTCTTGGTTCGGCAAATACTTTCACTGGAAGCGTCCTGGTAAGCACCACCAATATCAGTTTTTCCAGCCTGGCCAACGGCGGTGTGGCCAGCAGCTTCGGCCAGGGCACAGGGGAGGTGACATTGGGAGATGCCTCCAGCGTCGTGGCCCTGACCTATACCGGCACCGGCGGGGTGACGGACCGTCTGTTCAAAGCAGGCAACGGTTCAGCCGACATCACCATCACGAACAACGGCAGCGGTGCCATCGAGTTTAACAATACGGGGGCCTTTGGCGGAGCCACCACGGCGGGGCCCCGCAAGCTGACCCTGTCCGGCACACAAGCAACCAGCCCGGCCACCGCCACGACCGGCCACAGCATCTTTGGCCAGCAACTGACGGATTATGCCAACCATCCGCTGTCGCTGACCAAATCTGGCTCCGGAACGTGGCTCCTCAGCAATTTGGACAACAGCTTCACCGGGGGCATCACGATGACGGGAGGCCAGTTAAGGATCTCTGGTGATGGTGCTCTCGGGGCTGTGAACAACAACATCACTTTCACGACGGGCAACAGTATTCTTGTGGCCACGCAGACGATGACCCTGAACGCCAGCCGGACCATCACGGTGGATGCCGGGCGGACGGCATCTTTCAATATCATTGTCATCGGTGGTGCCAACTTCCTGCAGATTGACTCCAAGATCACCGGTGCCGGCAACGTCTCACGAGCAGCCAGCGCCTCTGGTTCCGGCGTCCTGCGTTTCTCCAATGATAGTAACGATTACACGGGCAACTTCACTGCCTCCAATGGCACCGTGGAGTTCACCAGCGTTGCCAATGCAGGCTCTCCCAGCGCCCTGGGAGCGGGCACGACGATTGCGCTCAACAATGGTTCATCTGGTGCTGCCTTTCGCTACATCGGCAGCACGGATACCACCACCACACGGCCGCTCACTTGGGGTGCCACCACTGGCACCATGGCCCTCACCAACAACGGCACTGGCACGGTAGGGTTTCTCAGCACAGCCAGCATGGTCACTGGCAACGGGGCCAAGAATTGGACAATGACCGGAACGAATGCGGGCAATAACATCCTGGCTCAGGTCATCAATGACAGTCCGAATGCGACAAAGGTCTCCGTCACAAAATCAGCAGCGGGCCGGTGGGTTCTAACGGGTGTGAATACATACACAGGCGACACCCTCATTTCCGGAGGCAACTTGCAGGTGGGGCTGGCTGGTGCCGGATCCATCGCTGCGGGCAGCGCCGTCTCGCTGACGACTACCTCTTCCAGGCTTTCTGGTACGGGGTCGGTTTTCGGCAGTACCACTCTCACTTTCGGAGCCATCGTCCCTGGGGATGAAGGCGGCGCTTCTGCGGGCAAGCTGACCTTCGGCAACCTGACTTTTTCCAACACTGCCGCCTCCAATGTCATCCAGCTCAGTTTGTTTGATCAGAATACCTTTGATCAGATAGACGTCACCGGCACGCTCTCCGTCAATGACCGCACGAACATTCTCGTGGATGGCAGCGGCTACGTTCCTGAGTTTGAGGACAGCTTTGAACTCCTCTCCTGGATCAATCTGGCCAATGATGGCTTCACCGTGGGTGACACCCGCAACGGCGGCAATGGCGGCAGCAACCTCTACCTCCCTGACCTCAGCCCTTTCGACCCGGCTTGGGTCTGGGAAATCTCAGCGCTCAGCAGTGGCAGTCTCATCGTCTCCGTGGTCCCTGAGCCAAGCCGAGTGATGCTGCTGGCGCTCGGCTTCTGCACCTGGGGCTTGAGGCGGCGGCGTTGAATTTTCTGTCTGTGACTTGATTGCGGACATGAGGAAGTGCGCTGCCGCTGCGTACTCTGTCTCATGATCTGGAAATATTGCCTTGCCCTGCTGCCCTTCGGCATTCAGGCAGCGGGTCCTGATTTTGAAAAAGACGTGGCCCCCATCCTGGAGGCGCGCTGCCTTTCCTGCCACGATGAGGCCAGTGCCAAAGGCGACGTGCGGCTGGATACACGAGCACATTTTATAGACAGTATCCATGTCGGCAAACCGGATGTAAGCCTGCTCATTGAACAGGTCAGCGGCCCGGAGCCGGAGATGCCCAAAAAGGCCACCCCGCTGCAGCCGCATGAGGTCGAAATCTTGCGCCAATGGATCGCCGCCGGTGCCGCATGGCCTGATCGGCGCATTCTCAAAGACAATCCGCCGCGCAATCTGGACTGGTGGAGCCTGCGCCCGATCCGCGATCATGAATCATCCATGCCACCAGGCGCAAACGCTAACCCCGTGGATTTTTTTGTTAGGCACAAGCTCTCGGAGAAAGGCCTGACGCCTGTCGCCGAAGCCGATCCCGCCACCCTCATCCGCCGCCTAACTTATGATCTGACAGGACTGCCCCCCACACCTGAAGAAGTACGAACCTTCGTCCAAGAGCAATCCGAAAATTCGTCATTCGAAATTCGGAATTTGTCATTTAACGCCCTGGTGGACCGCCTCCTCGCCTCCCCCGCCTTTGGCGAAAAATGGGCTCGCCACTGGCTGGATGCCGCCCGGTATGGTGAGACCCAGGGATACGACAAGGACAAGCCGCGCATGAATGCCTGGCCGTATCGTGATTACGTCATCCGCAGTTTCAATGAGGACAAGCCATACCCTCAGTTTGTGCAGGAGCAGATCGCCGGGGATGCGCTGTATCCAGGCAGTGCAGACGGCACCTTGGGACTCGGCTTTCTCGCCGCCGGCCCGTGGGATTACATCAGTCATGTGGAGGTGGGTGAGGGGAAGGTGGATGGCCGCATCGCCAAGCATCTGGATCGGGATGAGATGATCTCCGCCGTGTTCAATGTCTTCACCAGCACCACGGTGCAATGCGCCCAGTGTCATCATCACAAATTTGATCCGGTGAGGATGGAGGACTACTACCGCCTGCACGCCGTCTTCGCCGCCGTGGACCGTGCCGAGCGTGCCTACACCGGGCTCAGCCCCGAACAGGAAAAACAGCGCAATCTTCTCCAGGCGCAGATCAACAGGCTGAAGGCGGAGCAGTCCCGGCTTCAAACGGAAGCCAAAAGAGCCCTTGGCGCACGCACTTCCGCCATCGAACGCCGGCTGGGGGAGCTCCGTCAAAAACACGGCTCCCCGCTGCGTCCGCAATATGGCTATCACAGCGGCATCGCCAAAAGGCAGGACGAGATCAAATGGGTTCAGCTTGACCTGGGCACGCCGAAGGTCATTGAACAACTTCGTGTTATACCGGCCTTCGACAGGTATAACGACATCGGTGCCGGCTTCGGTTTTCCCGTCCGGTATAAGGTAGAGGTCTCCAATGATGCAGACTTCAAAAAAGACGTCCGGCTAGTCCGCGATGCCACCGCTGCGGACCAGGTGAATCCGCGCAATACGGAACTGCTGCTGGATCTCGGCGGCAACGCGGCACGTTATATCCGCCTCACTGCCACCCGCCTGGCTCCGCGTAAGAACGACTTCATCCTGGCCCTGGGTGAGCTGGAAGTCATCGGCCTGGAGAACCAGGAAAACCTGGCCCTCGGTGCGAAGGTCACCGCCTTGGATAGCATCGAAGCCGCCCCCCGCTGGAGCCGCACCAACCTCACCGACGGCATCTTCCATCGTGAGCTTGATGACCCCGCTGCCCTGGCAGAACTGCTCGACCTGGAAGCCCATAAAACCGCCATTGAAAACGAACTGCGTGATCCCGCACGTGATGCCCGGCTGAAGGAGATCGAATCCCAACTGGCCAAGCTCAATCCCAAGCTCGCCACCTTTCCCAAAGGCGAGCTCGTCTTTGCCGCCGCCACCGATTTTAATGCCCAGGGCAATTTCAAACCCACCGCCGGCAAGGCCCGCGACATTCATTTGCTGAACCGTGGCGACATCCGCGCCCCGGGAGATCTCATGCAGCCCGGCATGCCTTCGCTTTGGCCTGGTGCCAAGGAGGAATTCGCCACTGGTGCAGCCTCCACAGAATCCGCCGCCCGCGCCGCCCTGGCGGAATCCATGACCAGCCGTGACAATCCGCTTTTGTGGCGCTCCATCGTCAACCGCCTGTGGCTGTGGACCTTCGGCCAGCCGCTGGTGGGCACGCCCAATGACTTTGGCCGCATGGGCATGGAGCCTACCCATCCTGAGTTGTTAGACCACCTGGCCGCACGCCTGCGGGATGATCCCCGGCACTCGCTGAAATCCATCATTCGTCTCCTCGTCACCAGCCAGGCCTACAGGCGGGCCAGTGGGCATGATGAAGCCAATGCCCGCCTGGATGCCGGCAATACCCTTCTCTGGCGGGCCAACCGCCGCAGACTGAGTGCGGAGGAATATCGCGACAGCATCCTCGCCATCAGCGGAGCGCTGCGCCTGGAACCACGGGGCGGTCCCAGCTTTCAAGACTTTATCATCGAGAAGCCCCAGCACTCCCCGCATTATCAATATCATCTCCACGATCCTGCGGATCCCGCCAGCCACCGTCGCAGCATCTACCGCTTCATTGTCCGCTCCCAGCCCCAGCCCTTTCTCACCACGCTCGACTGTGCCGACCCCTCCCAAAGCGTCGCCTCCCGGGATGAATCCACCACCGCCCTCCAGGCCCTCGCCCAATGGAACAACCGCCTCGTGGAAAGCCAGGCCCGCCAGTTTGCCCAGCGCCTTCAGCCTAACCAAAACATCGTTCACGAAGCCTGCCTGCTCGCCCTTGGCCGTCCACCCACGCAGGAAGAAAAGGCCGTCCTCACCGCCCATCTCCAGGCCCACGGTCCCGCCAGCCTCGCCCGCGTGATCTTCAACCTCAACGCCTTCGTTTACCTCGACTGAATGAAACCCCGGTCAATCCAGCGGCGGGATCGAAAGAGCTTAAGAGGCCAGTTTTTGAGAAATGCCGTGATCGCCCACCTGCTTCAGCCGGCGCAATCGATTGCGAAGCAAGGACTCCACCTGGGCTTCATCCTGGCCAGGAAACTGGGCGCGAATGCCATCTTTCATCAGGCCAAGTGCACCTTCGAAAAGCTCAATGGAGGTGTCGATTCTTTCTCCAATAGTCAGGCCACGCGCCCGCCGCACCTTGTCGGCATAGATGGCATCTGCCAGCGCTTTGATGTCCTTTTCCATGCAGGCATCCTAGCATCAGCCGGCCCGGCTGTCCAGCCTTTCACCACGACCTCTCAGCCCCCAGCATGCCCATGAACCGCCGCCATTTCCTCACCTCCTTCGGCAGCCTTGCCTTGGGCGATCTGCTTTTGCGCGACCAGGCCCTGGCCTCTCCCGGCGTGCTGCGTGGGCTGCATCATCCGCCACGGGCCAAACGCGTCATCCAGCTTTTCATGGCCGGGGCCGCCAGCCATGTGGACATGTGGGATCACAAACCGCTGCTGTCCAAACGCGACGGCCAGCCCTGGGACCCTGGAGAAAAGGTGGAGCTGTTTCAAAGCACGCCTGGTGCCTGCTTTGGCAGCCCTTGGGCCTTCCGGCCCTATGGTCGCAGCGGCAAGATGCTGAGCGACATCGTCGCCCCCCTGGGGGCCGTGGCGGATGACATCGCCTTTGTCCACAATGTGGTCGGCAAGACGGGCGTTCACAGCCAGGGCACACTATTGCAGACCACCGGGTTTCAGCTTCCCGGCTTCCCCAGCGCCGGATCCTGGGTCAGCTATGCCCTGGGCAGCGAAAGCGACAACCTGCCCTCCTTTGTCGTGCTGCCGGACCATCGTGGGCTGGCTTCCAACGGGGCGAAAAACTGGGCCAATGCCTTCCTCCCCGCCCAGCACCAGGGCACCGTCATCCGCCCTGGCCATGCGGAGCCCGTGGCGGATCTCCACGCTCCAAAGAGCAGCTTCATCACGCCCGCCGGAGACCGGGCCGGACTGGACGCCCTAGCCCGTCTGAACCGCGCCCATGCGGAGCAGCGCCCCGGCGATGACCGCCTGCAGGCCCGCATCCGATCTTATGAACTCGCCGCCGCCATGCAGCTCAGCGCCACCGATGCGCTCGATGTCGCCGCCGAGCCTCAGTACATTCGCGACCTCTACGGACTGGCCCCCGAAGGCCCCGGCGTGGATGATTCAAGCATCAACATCAAGGCGGAGACTGAATACTTCGGCCGCAAGTGCCTCATCGCCCGCCGCCTGCTGGAGCGTGGGGTGCGCTTTGTTCAAATCTGGAGCGGCAATGACAACGGCCATCCGCGCCGCAACTGGGACAGCCACGAGGATGTGAAGCGCGACCACGAGCCCCTTTCCCTCGGCATGGCCCACGGCACCGCCGCCCTCATCCAGGACCTCAAACAGCGCGGCATGCTGGAGGACACCCTCATCCTCTGGACCACTGAATTTGGCCGCATGCCCTGCTCCCAGGGCAGCAAAGGCCGCGACCACAACCCCTTCGTCTTCACCAACTGGCTGTGCGGCGGCGGCATCCGCGGCGGCACCTATGGCGAAAGCGACGAATGGGGCTTCCGCCCTCAGGACCCCGCCCGCGCCGCCACCGTCTATGACATCCACGCCACCGTACTTCACCAGTTAGGCATCGACCACACCCGCCTCACCCTCCGCCACAACAGCATCGACCGCCGCCTCACCGATGTGCATGGCCATGTGCTTCAGGACATGGTGGGGTGAGGGGCCCTGTGAAGAGGCTCCTGGACAGGCAAGTCTCTTCTTCTCATCCTTACCACTGGCAGCCGGGCCCCATTGCCCAGTTCAATGTCAAACCTCTCCACCACGTCATAACCACAGGCGGCATAGAGCCGCTCCCCTGCCAGCGTGGCGATGATCTCCAGCCTGCCAAACCCCGCCCTGGTGGCAGCAGCCTCGCATTGCTGCAAAAGCTGTCTGGCGATGCCCCGGCGGACATGACCTGGGTGGACGAAGAATGCCCGGATCATCGCAGGCTCCGTTTCCGGGTCCCGTAGCGGATCCTCACCGGACCTCTTCGCATCGCCTCCATAAAGGGTCTTGCGCTTGCTCCAGCCGCCGCAGCCGATGATGACATCTCTCTCGTTTGCGACGAAATAGGTACCGTCTTTGATTAACTGGCTGTCCACCCCAAAGACTGTCCCCAAGGCCCCTTCAAGCTGCACCGGCGAGTAATAGGCAGACTGCAAAGTAAGGGTGGAGAGCCTAATGAGTGCTTCCAGGGCCGGCCCGTCAGCCAGGGTGGCCAGGCGGTATTGGACACTCATGATCTTGACCACTTACTTCTTCTTTTTCTTCGCCGCCTTTTCCGGCAGGCCCTGGCCGGGCTTGAGGTCCAGATTTGCGGTCATGTCAGCCTCGGTGACGGTGGATTCCACGCCCTGCTCAGGGACATCGGCCTGGGCGGTCCAGAGGATGGCGTTGAGGACCAGCTTGCGCTGCTCATTGTTAGACCAGCTCTGGTGGAAATGGCCGCCGGTGAAACCGAATCCGCGGCCACCACCGTCGCGCTCCGCCGCCCAGGCGACGTGCTGTTTTTCCTTGTTCTTCACGGATTCACGCACGGTCGGGTTGCCGCTGTGGTGGCCATCTGGGCGCTCCATGGTGGAATCCGGGGCCACGGCGCTGAGGATGGGCGTTACACGGTCCATGCCTTTGCGGAAGCGCATGTAAAAGTACCATTCATCATTGGTGCCGAAAGGCTTCACGCCGCTTGTGATCGGATGCGCAGGAAATTCCGTGAAGCTGGCATCCCAATGCGGGTTCACGCTCCAGTTGATCTCAAAACAGCCGCCCATCCAGTCAATGAACTCCTTGCCGCCCAGCTCAATGGTCGGCTCCACCGCGTAATGAAGCGTCAGGAAGCCGCAGCCACGTTT
This portion of the Prosthecobacter sp. SYSU 5D2 genome encodes:
- a CDS encoding ThuA domain-containing protein — translated: MKFLLLTFALALTTCLSAADKKVIVMIAGKPSHGPGQHEHAAGILLLKKSLEQTQLDQLDIRTYLNGAWPSAEDLGQAASVVIYADGGPRHPALQGDRLQQLDKEMKRGCGFLTLHYAVEPTIELGGKEFIDWMGGCFEINWSVNPHWDASFTEFPAHPITSGVKPFGTNDEWYFYMRFRKGMDRVTPILSAVAPDSTMERPDGHHSGNPTVRESVKNKEKQHVAWAAERDGGGRGFGFTGGHFHQSWSNNEQRKLVLNAILWTAQADVPEQGVESTVTEADMTANLDLKPGQGLPEKAAKKKKK
- a CDS encoding DUF1501 domain-containing protein, whose product is MPMNRRHFLTSFGSLALGDLLLRDQALASPGVLRGLHHPPRAKRVIQLFMAGAASHVDMWDHKPLLSKRDGQPWDPGEKVELFQSTPGACFGSPWAFRPYGRSGKMLSDIVAPLGAVADDIAFVHNVVGKTGVHSQGTLLQTTGFQLPGFPSAGSWVSYALGSESDNLPSFVVLPDHRGLASNGAKNWANAFLPAQHQGTVIRPGHAEPVADLHAPKSSFITPAGDRAGLDALARLNRAHAEQRPGDDRLQARIRSYELAAAMQLSATDALDVAAEPQYIRDLYGLAPEGPGVDDSSINIKAETEYFGRKCLIARRLLERGVRFVQIWSGNDNGHPRRNWDSHEDVKRDHEPLSLGMAHGTAALIQDLKQRGMLEDTLILWTTEFGRMPCSQGSKGRDHNPFVFTNWLCGGGIRGGTYGESDEWGFRPQDPARAATVYDIHATVLHQLGIDHTRLTLRHNSIDRRLTDVHGHVLQDMVG
- a CDS encoding autotransporter-associated beta strand repeat-containing protein is translated as MAPPGPHSLLRISVVFHALLLLPAWAEPILWSGSTSTDFTLGSNWVGANPPANNLTADIATFSGPLVGSQPALGSAYSVNGVDMTGGYTLSGSGPLTLGSGGFMATGTNTLSLQSILLGTNATLNLASTTTVSGTTIDTNGFTLTLRTQETSGLDLGNAVISGSGNVIFRAGSGSRIITLGSANTFTGSVLVSTTNISFSSLANGGVASSFGQGTGEVTLGDASSVVALTYTGTGGVTDRLFKAGNGSADITITNNGSGAIEFNNTGAFGGATTAGPRKLTLSGTQATSPATATTGHSIFGQQLTDYANHPLSLTKSGSGTWLLSNLDNSFTGGITMTGGQLRISGDGALGAVNNNITFTTGNSILVATQTMTLNASRTITVDAGRTASFNIIVIGGANFLQIDSKITGAGNVSRAASASGSGVLRFSNDSNDYTGNFTASNGTVEFTSVANAGSPSALGAGTTIALNNGSSGAAFRYIGSTDTTTTRPLTWGATTGTMALTNNGTGTVGFLSTASMVTGNGAKNWTMTGTNAGNNILAQVINDSPNATKVSVTKSAAGRWVLTGVNTYTGDTLISGGNLQVGLAGAGSIAAGSAVSLTTTSSRLSGTGSVFGSTTLTFGAIVPGDEGGASAGKLTFGNLTFSNTAASNVIQLSLFDQNTFDQIDVTGTLSVNDRTNILVDGSGYVPEFEDSFELLSWINLANDGFTVGDTRNGGNGGSNLYLPDLSPFDPAWVWEISALSSGSLIVSVVPEPSRVMLLALGFCTWGLRRRR
- a CDS encoding GNAT family N-acetyltransferase, whose product is MSVQYRLATLADGPALEALIRLSTLTLQSAYYSPVQLEGALGTVFGVDSQLIKDGTYFVANERDVIIGCGGWSKRKTLYGGDAKRSGEDPLRDPETEPAMIRAFFVHPGHVRRGIARQLLQQCEAAATRAGFGRLEIIATLAGERLYAACGYDVVERFDIELGNGARLPVVRMRRRDLPVQEPLHRAPHPTMS
- a CDS encoding DUF1549 domain-containing protein, with the protein product MIWKYCLALLPFGIQAAGPDFEKDVAPILEARCLSCHDEASAKGDVRLDTRAHFIDSIHVGKPDVSLLIEQVSGPEPEMPKKATPLQPHEVEILRQWIAAGAAWPDRRILKDNPPRNLDWWSLRPIRDHESSMPPGANANPVDFFVRHKLSEKGLTPVAEADPATLIRRLTYDLTGLPPTPEEVRTFVQEQSENSSFEIRNLSFNALVDRLLASPAFGEKWARHWLDAARYGETQGYDKDKPRMNAWPYRDYVIRSFNEDKPYPQFVQEQIAGDALYPGSADGTLGLGFLAAGPWDYISHVEVGEGKVDGRIAKHLDRDEMISAVFNVFTSTTVQCAQCHHHKFDPVRMEDYYRLHAVFAAVDRAERAYTGLSPEQEKQRNLLQAQINRLKAEQSRLQTEAKRALGARTSAIERRLGELRQKHGSPLRPQYGYHSGIAKRQDEIKWVQLDLGTPKVIEQLRVIPAFDRYNDIGAGFGFPVRYKVEVSNDADFKKDVRLVRDATAADQVNPRNTELLLDLGGNAARYIRLTATRLAPRKNDFILALGELEVIGLENQENLALGAKVTALDSIEAAPRWSRTNLTDGIFHRELDDPAALAELLDLEAHKTAIENELRDPARDARLKEIESQLAKLNPKLATFPKGELVFAAATDFNAQGNFKPTAGKARDIHLLNRGDIRAPGDLMQPGMPSLWPGAKEEFATGAASTESAARAALAESMTSRDNPLLWRSIVNRLWLWTFGQPLVGTPNDFGRMGMEPTHPELLDHLAARLRDDPRHSLKSIIRLLVTSQAYRRASGHDEANARLDAGNTLLWRANRRRLSAEEYRDSILAISGALRLEPRGGPSFQDFIIEKPQHSPHYQYHLHDPADPASHRRSIYRFIVRSQPQPFLTTLDCADPSQSVASRDESTTALQALAQWNNRLVESQARQFAQRLQPNQNIVHEACLLALGRPPTQEEKAVLTAHLQAHGPASLARVIFNLNAFVYLD
- a CDS encoding L-lactate permease is translated as MSADLLFAAGPILLLIFLMTKKTPMPSPKALPLAALVAYGVRLAWFGTGASLVNASVLAGMLVALTPILIVWGAIFLFRTMEHSGAMGTIRSWLNHLSRNRVAQVVIIGWSFQFLIEGASGFGTPAALAGPLLVGLGFPPLRVAMACLILNSIPVSFGAVGTPTWFGFGQLGLSAEELRAVAWKTALIHSAAACVIPLLAFRLLVSWKEIRRNFVFIILSLAASVLPMCALARVNDEFPSVAGGLVGLIVTVWLARNKVGLDREGAAEAEETGAAPSAPAVVKALFPLWATVLVLLATRIPQIGLRGLLTAADPSWTLPLGSLGNFSISPSLVLNLRGIFGTDLGWTHQLLYVPSLIPFILISVVTWWLLAAPSGTAQKVWRESAAQMRNPVRALLGALVLVQLLMVGGEKSAVMLIGHSLAAATGGGWQYLAAFLGALGSFFAGSCTISNLTFGPIQDSIATQMGLERTTILALQSVGGAMGNMVAIHNIVAVCSVLGLGKVEGEILKKTVVAMLIYGAIAAAMAAIL